The following coding sequences are from one bacterium window:
- a CDS encoding DUF169 domain-containing protein has product MNSGNILPGRRMMIKASEIGKDFKQRLAMSYSPVGLYFADKKPEEAIGFKKSGSGCIIPLILASVRGKTVAFDENSTLWDCAAFYLGYKDWIFPGIEYFLSHGLLPGE; this is encoded by the coding sequence ATGAATTCAGGTAACATCTTACCCGGGCGAAGAATGATGATAAAGGCATCGGAAATAGGTAAAGATTTTAAGCAGAGATTGGCTATGTCATATTCACCGGTTGGTCTCTATTTTGCAGATAAGAAGCCTGAAGAAGCAATAGGGTTCAAAAAGTCAGGGAGTGGTTGTATCATACCGTTGATATTGGCAAGTGTCAGGGGTAAAACTGTAGCCTTTGATGAAAATTCCACCCTGTGGGATTGCGCGGCTTTTTATCTTGGCTATAAAGATTGGATTTTTCCAGGAATAGAATATTTTCTTTCCCATGGGTTATTGCCTGGAGAA